A DNA window from Purpureocillium takamizusanense chromosome 9, complete sequence contains the following coding sequences:
- a CDS encoding uncharacterized protein (SECRETED:SignalP(1-22~SECRETED:cutsite=IAA-MT~SECRETED:prob=0.6038)), giving the protein MRSQHWLKALYLATLGATKIAAMTHGEYDDYLGKVIRYHQLAEGVYTGVPADEWDDQVHRRSDEVWDLGELVRRGGGSDDDDATVVDLETRDLGGIGEKCTEVVTCAAVHGNKTIKAAYEAWLAAVEKAKPACTSLLEFLDRPFWATWFGVAIAGIISAHVNSASLNSCSALKSPLGTDAEVVRNVVAHAVAAHTDATDMSITVHGPSGEWTISIASTGAEMKPVPACRR; this is encoded by the exons ATGCGATCCCAGCACTGGCTCAAAGCCCTTTATCTCGCAACCCTTGGCGCGACCAAGATAGCAGCGATGACTCACGGAGAGTATGACGACTACCTCGGCAAGGTGATTCGATATCATCAACTCGCAGAGGGTGTTTATACGGGCGTTCCCGCCGATGAATGGGACGACCAAG TTCACCGACGCTCTGATGAGGTCTGGGACCTTGGCGAATTGGtcaggagggggggcggctccgacgacgacgatgccaccGTCGTGGATCTCGAGACGCGCGACCTGGGAGGGATCGGGGAGAAGTGCACCGAGGTGGTCACCTGCGCCGCGGTGCATGGCAACAAAACCATCAAGGCCGCGTACGAGGCGTggttggcggccgtcgaAAAGGCCAAGCCCGCGTGCACCAGCTTACTCGAGTTCCTGGACCGGCCGTTCTGGGCCACGTGGTttggcgtcgccatcgccggcatcatcTCGGCCCACGTCAACTCGGCGTCGCTCAACTCGTGCTCGGCCCTCAAGAGCCCCCTGGGTACGGACGCCGAGGTGGTGAGGAACGTGGTTGCGCACGCGGTGGCGGCCCACACCGACGCCACGGACATGTCGATTACGGTTCATGGACCCTCGGGCGAGTGGACGATTAGCATCGCCTCGACCGGGGCCGAGATGAAGCCTGTGCCGGCTTGCCGGCGGTAG
- the ZCF27_1 gene encoding GAL4-like Zn(II)2Cys6 (or C6 zinc) binuclear cluster DNA-binding domain (COG:S~EggNog:ENOG503NWT4), producing MSPLPAFHGQRAHHLHGGGGGGQSEAARAVASLPPPAAAGEPRQSHRRVQDEEGDVDDADGRGLSRRAAGAGGLFTSANTTGGRVTAAATASAASATRVHGHSGPDNNDDDDEGGASPPPPPTASGRRAGKRPAARGTAFYPRKRANTACQVCRARKTKCDNKRPSCTYCESVGATCIQSPVDLSSFDPASLKILDRLDDLERLLRSATVPPPPPPPPSVGDAGSGGRAAAAGAPDPDPDPDSATPAPGPTTASAMPLPLPMARNASEGYVFAQLPQMQTMPFGAAYDDDDGGGHDDDQRLSARGSSGTGHLARVNDARHGPRVNSVLPQRIDHILQWPVFRNSSNHVFLTPPPPTSAACDTVSSPATAATTTISALVDMESHRIYRLLDNFFLYIHCKNPILDEPSARRMVVRAFLDGIDWSAASCLALLICALGSVATPFGPSPETRIGTQAYADAQAFFLAAQKRIGVLLVKDDIIGAQCLFLSGVYMMMVEFKPVHAWRFFNQALAACQHLPFLSRAQTLAAGASPDSMEMGVEDTQEQAVYWSAWKSERELRGELSLPDFDIRHSGSTLYPPFFPAPPVPPAESPDGPSSETQRSRAAWLFYLAEISLRRLTSRLCSEVLTLRQRYASSDSAFLDVLADMTPEYEAQAREWSDSLPAELSIHTPIDEDGIERSVLRGRLINLFEMVYWPFVMASLDNSSALPPGNSSSNSSSNSSNNSGSSSNSATGPPPLRPQLQELARRGLDTHVHQLRANEPGFFHRHHGGFFMIRACTRSALTLVAAARTGCKTMPEGWEEAVYKAIGMLAYWEDEDPPLAGWKMVLEREMASIQT from the exons ATGTCTCCCTTGCCGGCGTTCCATGGCCAGCGGGCGCACCacctgcacggcggcggcggcggcggccagtcGGAGGCTGCTCGCGCCGTGGCGagtctgccgccgcccgccgccgccggggagcCTCGCCAGAGCCACCGCCGCGTtcaagatgaagaaggcgacgtcgacgatgctgacgGGCGGGGGCTGTCGCGTCGGGCCGCGGGGGCAGGCGGCCTGTTCACGAGCGCCAACACTACGGGCGGGAGAgtgacagcggcagcaacagcatcagcagcatcagcaacgCGCGTGCATGGCCACTCGGGCCccgacaacaacgacgacgacgacgaaggcggcgcctccccgccgcctccgcctaCTGCttccggccgccgcgcggggaAGCGGCCCGCGGCACGGGGCACTGCTTTTTACCCCAGGAAGCGGGCCAACACTGCCTGCCAGG TGTGCCGCGCCAGAAAGACAAAGTGCGACAACAAGCGTCCCAGCTGCACGTACTGCGAGAGCGTCGGGGCGACGTGCATCCAGTCGCCCGTCGACCTGTCGAGCTTCGACCCGGCCAGCCTCAAGATCCTGGACCGCCTCGATGACCTAGAGCGCCTGCTGCGGAGCGCCAccgtgccgccaccgccaccgccgcctccgtcggTGGGGGATGCCGGGTCGGGCGgtcgggcggccgccgccggagcaccggacccggacccggacccggactCAGCCACTCCGGCACCCGGCCccaccacggcgtcggcgatgccgctgccgcttccCATGGCGCGCAACGCGTCCGAGGGCTACGTATTTGCGCAGCTGCCGCAGATGCAAACCATGCCGTTTGGCGCAgcgtacgacgacgacgacggcggcggccacgacgacgatcagAGGCTGAGCGCTCGCGGCTCCTCAGGAACTGGCCACCTCGCGCGTGTGAATGATGCCCGTCACGGCCCTCGCGTCAACAGCGTCCTCCCGCAGCGCATCGACCACATCCTCCAATGGCCCGTCTTCCGGAATAGCAGCAACCACGTCTTCCtgacgcctccgccgcctaCCTCTGCGGCCTGTGATACCGTCTCTtcccccgccaccgccgccaccaccaccatctccgccctcgtcgacatggagtcGCATCGCATCtaccgcctcctcgacaacTTCTTCCTCTACATCCACTGCAAGAACcccatcctcgacgagccttcggcgcggcgcatggTCGTCCgcgccttcctcgacggcatcgactggtcggccgcgtcgtgTCTCGCGCTCCTCATCTGCGCGCTGGGCTCCGTGGCCACGCCGTTTGGGCCCAGCCCCGAGACGCGCATCGGGACGCAGGCgtacgccgacgcgcaggccTTCTTCCTGGCGGCGCAGAAGCGCATCGGCGTGCTGCTCGTCAAGGACGACATCATCGGCGCGCAGTGCCTGTTCCTCTCGGGCGTGTACATGATGATGGTCGAGTTCAAGCCCGTCCACGCGTGGCGCTTCTTCAaccaggccctcgccgcgtgCCAGCATCTCCCCTTTCTGTCTCGGGCGCAgaccctggccgccggcgcgtcgcccgACAGCATGGAGAtgggcgtcgaggacacGCAGGAGCAGGCCGTGTACTGGTCCGCCTGGAAGTCGGAGCGCGAgttgcgcggcgagctctcCCTCCCGGACTTTGACATCAGGCACTCGGGCAGCACGCTCTACCCGCCCTTCttccccgcgccgccggtgccgccggccgagtcCCCCGACGGGCCCAGCTCGGAGACGCAGcggtcgcgcgccgcctggctCTTCTACCTCGCCGAGATATCCCTCCGCCGGCTGACGAGCCGCCTGTGCAGCGAGGTGCTCACCCTGCGCCAGCGGTACGCCTCCTCCGACTCGGCGTTtctcgacgtcctcgccgacatgacGCCCGAGTACGAGGCCCAGGCCCGCGAGTGGTCCGACAGCCTCCCTGCGGAGCTGTCCATCCACACGCccatcgacgaggacggcatcgagcgCTCCGTGCTGCGCGGGCGGCTCATCAACCTCTTTGAGATGGTGTACTGGCCCTTTGTCATGGCGAGCCTCGACAACAGCAGCGCATTACCACCtggcaacagcagcagtaatagtagtagtaacagtagcaacaacagcggcagcagcagcaacagcgccACAGGGCCTCCGCCTTTgcggccgcagctgcaggagctcgcgcgccgcgggctcgaCACACACGTGCACCAGCTGCGCGCCAACGAGCCGGGCTTCTTCCACAGGCACCACGGCGGCTTCTTCATGATCCGCGCGTGCACCCGCAGCGCGCTgacgctggtggcggcggccaggacgggTTGCAAGACGATGCCCGAGGGCTGGGAGGAGGCCGTCTACAAGGCCATCGGGATGCTGGCCTActgggaggacgaggacccgCCGCTCGCGGGCTGGAAGATGGTGCTGGAACGGGAGATGGCCTCGATACAGACCTGA
- a CDS encoding uncharacterized protein (COG:P~SECRETED:SignalP(1-21~SECRETED:cutsite=CGS-IP~SECRETED:prob=0.2137)~EggNog:ENOG503NZNP~TransMembrane:12 (i7-26o63-83i95-116o122-140i152-174o186-205i278-300o320-338i350-368o380-402i414-435o447-466i)): protein MKLPRFNPYFVLTVVVIACGSIPKGYDEGGFSAASGMRSFLQDFDLIRARWNGSPAQLTSRKAVITSLGVLGAAIGAIMAVAVTDHIGRLRSWQLFTVLWMTGFFTVTFSSGIVGLLMFARIWGGVGAGGLTVVAPLYLTEVARARSRGMIVSLYMVVLLSFLMIGFFINYAVVRTLPESRMQYRIVLGVVQIPVGLALVASLFLSDTPRWLACKNRPHEALTVLAKLRNSTTEDPAVVAEFRDIQQEIRDKNQVLSDTSTWTIIKEVATIPSYRRRFLLGLAMQTFAQWSGGNGITYYIPEIFRLAGIASNRHSLINSGGYGAVKLVFTMIFTWGLIDYFGRRRCFMTGLALQCVTHIYMAIYMALWKESKNEAASEAAVASVFIYAVGWSIGLCTVQYLYGTEILPTRIRGVCYATNMMVHWLFQFAVVRVTPQMFEALNVWGAYVFWACVCATGLVVLGLWAPETKGVPMERMAELFSGPWYMGWRAKVDDPDSEDGERLGSRGSVDGVVRLDDGHVGNVSEKRALG from the exons atgaagcTGCCCAGGTTCAACCCCTACTTCGTCCTGACCGTCGTGGTCATTGCCTGCGGGTCGATCCCGAAAG GCTACGATGAGGGTGGTTTCTCCGCTGCCTCGGGCATGCGCTCCTTCCTGCAGGACTTTGACCTCATCAGAGCGCGATGGAACGGCTCCCCGGCCCAGCTCACCAGCCGCAAGGCCGTCATCACCTCGCTCGGCGtcctgggcgccgccattggcgccatcatggccgtcgccgtgacCGACCACAtcggccgcctgcgcagcTGGCAGCTCTTCACCGTGCTCTGGATGACGGGCTTCTTCACCGTCACGTTTTCCTCGGGCATAGTGGGGTTGCTCATGTTCGCCCGCATatggggcggcgtcggcgccggcggcctgaCTGTCGTGGCACCCCTGTACCTGACAGAGGTGGCCAGGGCCCGGTCGAGAGGCATGATCGTGTCACTCTACATGGTTGTCCTGCTGAGTTTCCTGATGATTG GTTTCTTCATCAACTACGCGGTCGTCAGAACGCTACCCGAGTCGCGGATGCAGTACCGCAtcgtgctcggcgtcgtgcaGATCCCCGTTGGCCTGGCCCTCGTggcctctctcttcctctccgaCACACCCCGCTGGCTTGCATGTAAGAACCGCCCGCATGAGGCACTCACGGTGTTGGCCAAGCTGCGCAACAGTACCACAGAGGACCCTGCAGTCGTAGCCGAGTTTCGCGACATTCAGCAAGAAATTCGAGACAAGAACCAGGTTCTCTCAGACACGTCGACCTGGACCATCATCAAGGAGGTGGCCACGATCCCCAGCTACCGCAGGCGTttcctgctcggcctcgccatgcAGACCTTTGCGCAGtggagcggcggcaacggcatcaCGTACTATATCCCCGAAATCTTCCGCCTGGCCGGCATCGCGAGCAACCGCCACTCGCTCATCAACTCGGGCGGCTACGGGGCTGTCAAGCTCGTCTTCACCATGATTTTCACCTGGGGTCTCATCGACTATtttgggcggcggcgctgcttcATGACGGGCCTGGCCCTGCAGTGCGTGACGCACATCTACATGGCCATCTACATGGCACTGTGGAAGGAGTCCAAGAACGAGGCGGCGTCCGAGGCCGCAGTGGCGTCCGTCTTCATCTACGCGGTTGGTTGGTCCATTGGCCTGTGCACGGTGCAGTATCTCTACGGGACGGAGATCCTGCCGACGCGGATCCGCGGGGTGTGCTACGCGACCAACATGATGGTCCACTGGCTGTTCCAGTTCGCCGTCGTGCGCGTGACGCCGCAGATGTTCGAGGCGCTCAACGTCTGGGGCGCGTACGTGTTCTGGGCGTGCGTCTGCGCGACGGGGCTCGTGGTCCTCGGGCTGTGGGCGCCCGAGACAAAGGGCGTGCCCATGGAGAGGATGGCAGAGCTGTTTTCCGGCCCGTGGTACATGGGCTGGCGTGCCAAGGTCGACGACCCGGACTCGGAGGACGGCGAGAGGCTGGGGAGTCGTGGGTCCGTGGATGGAGTTGTACGacttgacgacggccacgtTGGAAATGTGTCAGAGAAGAGGGCGCTGGGCTAG
- a CDS encoding uncharacterized protein (COG:P~TransMembrane:12 (i44-61o96-116i123-141o147-165i177-197o217-234i305-331o343-363i370-392o398-423i435-458o470-488i)~EggNog:ENOG503NZY8), giving the protein MEKRQEEARISGVEDVNVKRETIRVDHEAEHKLTIREVLRHHPALVWWCFYWSMAGVGWGFDAQVNGGMLSVRSFRRDFGYYYNGEPVLPASWQSAFNTVSSVGQFFGGFLCSYIADRLGRKPALALGLVVATGGILGQVFSASNAAFLVSKLILGVGLGFYLTLGPLATSECTPVVFRAIATAGVQLGIASGQLLSNAVIKAFGEWESRWAYRGPFAIQLFFCVFLAAGLPFAPETPWHLVRVGRRDEARRSLARLYGGSDDRIEARLVTLEATVAAERAHGGRDADLSGLLECFRGTNRLRTVISTCVFLCQHLTGIIFVLGYSTYFFQLAGLPTDKSFDLGVGVTAVALFSVACSWFAINSIGRRTLFVYGIASTTVVLILIGILDVIPTGAAKWVQAALTVIYAFIYIFTLGACAFAILGEVSSATLRAPTIALATAMQAICGIVFGFVIPYMINPDQGNLRGKVGFIFGGMSACATVWSFFFVPELKGRTFDEIDQMFIERVLPRKMGSYRVETF; this is encoded by the exons ATGGAGAAGCGGCAGGAAGAGGCCCGCatctcgggcgtcgaggacgtcaaCGTCAAGCGGGAGACCATTCGGGTCGACCACGAGGCCGAGCACAAGCTCACCATCAGGGAGGTCCTCCGGCACCACCCCGCCCTGGTATGGTGGTGCTTCTACTGGTCCATGGCCGGCGTTGGCTG GGGCTTCGACGCCCAGGTCAACGGCGGCATGCTGAGCGTGCGATCGTTTCGCCGCGACTTTGGATACTACTACAACGGCGAGCCCGTCCTGCCCGCCAGCTGGCAATCTGCCTTTAACACG GTCTCGTCCGTGGGCCAATTCTTCGGCGGCTTCCTCTGCTCCTACATCGCCGACCGGCTCGGCCGCAagcccgccctcgcgctgggcctcgtcgtggcgacgggcggcatcctcggGCAGGTCTTCTCGGCGAGCAACGCGGCCTTCCTCGTGTCcaagctcatcctcggcgtgGGGCTGGGCTTCTACCTGACGCTCGGCCCGCTCGCCACCTCCGAGTGCACGCCCGTCGTCttccgcgccatcgccaccgcgggggtccagctcggcatcgcgTCCGGCCAGCTGCTCTCCAACGCCGTCATCAAGGCCTTTGGCGAGTGGGAGTCGCGCTGGGCCTACCGCGGACCCTTTGCCATACAGCTCTTCTTCtgcgtcttcctcgccgcggggctgCCGTTTGCGCCCGAGACGCCCTGGCATCTCGTCCGCGTGGGGAGGCGCGACGAGGCTaggcgctcgctcgcgcgTCTGTACGGCGGTAGTGATGATCGTATCGAGGCTAGGCTCGTGACGCTCGAGGCGAcggtcgcggcggagcgCGCGCACGGGGGCAGAGACGCGGACCTGTCGGGCTTGCTCGAGTGCTTCCGCGGGACGAACCGCCTACGCACCGTCATCTCGACGTGCGTGTTCCTGTGCCAGCACCTCACGGGCATCATCTTCGTGCTCGGCTACAGCACCTACTTCTTCCAGCTCGCGGGCCTGCCGACGGACAAGAGCTTCGACCTGGGCGTGGGCGTTACGGCCGTGGCCCTCTTCAGCGTCGCCTGCAGCTGGTTCGCCATCAACTCCATCGGCCGGCGCACCCTCTTCGTCTACGGCatcgccagcaccaccgtcgtgctcatcctcatcggcatcctcgacgtcatccccaccggcgccgccaagtgGGTGCAGGCCGCCCTCACCGTCATATACGCCTTCATCTACATCTTCACCCTGGGCGCCTGCGCCTttgccatcctcggcgaggtcAGCTCCGCCACGCTGCGCGCCCCGACCATtgccctcgccaccgccatgcAGGCCATCTGCGGCATCGTCTTCGGCTTCGTCATCCCCTACATGATCAACCCCGACCAGGGCAACCTCAGGGGCAAGGTCGGCTTCATCTTTGGCGGCATGTCGGCCTGCGCAACCGTCTggagcttcttcttcgtgCCCGAGCTCAAGGGCCGCACCTTTGACGAGATTGACCAGATGTTCATCGAGAGGGTGCTCCCGAGGAAGATGGGCTCGTATCGGGTCGAGACGTTTTGA
- a CDS encoding uncharacterized protein (TransMembrane:11 (o27-47i59-80o86-104i116-138o150-169i242-264o284-302i314-332o344-366i378-399o411-430i)~COG:P~EggNog:ENOG503NZNP) produces the protein MRSFLQDFDLIRARWNGSPAQLTSRKAVITSLGVLGAAIGAIMAVAVTDHIGRLRSWQLFTVLWMTGFFTVTFSSGIVGLLMFARIWGGVGAGGLTVVAPLYLTEVARARSRGMIVSLYMVVLLSFLMIGFFINYAVVRTLPESRMQYRIVLGVVQIPVGLALVASLFLSDTPRWLACKNRPHEALTVLAKLRNSTTEDPAVVAEFRDIQQEIRDKNQVLSDTSTWTIIKEVATIPSYRRRFLLGLAMQTFAQWSGGNGITYYIPEIFRLAGIASNRHSLINSGGYGAVKLVFTMIFTWGLIDYFGRRRCFMTGLALQCVTHIYMAIYMALWKESKNEAASEAAVASVFIYAVGWSIGLCTVQYLYGTEILPTRIRGVCYATNMMVHWLFQFAVVRVTPQMFEALNVWGAYVFWACVCATGLVVLGLWAPETKGVPMERMAELFSGPWYMGWRAKVDDPDSEDGERLGSRGSVDGVVRLDDGHVGNVSEKRALG, from the exons ATGCGCTCCTTCCTGCAGGACTTTGACCTCATCAGAGCGCGATGGAACGGCTCCCCGGCCCAGCTCACCAGCCGCAAGGCCGTCATCACCTCGCTCGGCGtcctgggcgccgccattggcgccatcatggccgtcgccgtgacCGACCACAtcggccgcctgcgcagcTGGCAGCTCTTCACCGTGCTCTGGATGACGGGCTTCTTCACCGTCACGTTTTCCTCGGGCATAGTGGGGTTGCTCATGTTCGCCCGCATatggggcggcgtcggcgccggcggcctgaCTGTCGTGGCACCCCTGTACCTGACAGAGGTGGCCAGGGCCCGGTCGAGAGGCATGATCGTGTCACTCTACATGGTTGTCCTGCTGAGTTTCCTGATGATTG GTTTCTTCATCAACTACGCGGTCGTCAGAACGCTACCCGAGTCGCGGATGCAGTACCGCAtcgtgctcggcgtcgtgcaGATCCCCGTTGGCCTGGCCCTCGTggcctctctcttcctctccgaCACACCCCGCTGGCTTGCATGTAAGAACCGCCCGCATGAGGCACTCACGGTGTTGGCCAAGCTGCGCAACAGTACCACAGAGGACCCTGCAGTCGTAGCCGAGTTTCGCGACATTCAGCAAGAAATTCGAGACAAGAACCAGGTTCTCTCAGACACGTCGACCTGGACCATCATCAAGGAGGTGGCCACGATCCCCAGCTACCGCAGGCGTttcctgctcggcctcgccatgcAGACCTTTGCGCAGtggagcggcggcaacggcatcaCGTACTATATCCCCGAAATCTTCCGCCTGGCCGGCATCGCGAGCAACCGCCACTCGCTCATCAACTCGGGCGGCTACGGGGCTGTCAAGCTCGTCTTCACCATGATTTTCACCTGGGGTCTCATCGACTATtttgggcggcggcgctgcttcATGACGGGCCTGGCCCTGCAGTGCGTGACGCACATCTACATGGCCATCTACATGGCACTGTGGAAGGAGTCCAAGAACGAGGCGGCGTCCGAGGCCGCAGTGGCGTCCGTCTTCATCTACGCGGTTGGTTGGTCCATTGGCCTGTGCACGGTGCAGTATCTCTACGGGACGGAGATCCTGCCGACGCGGATCCGCGGGGTGTGCTACGCGACCAACATGATGGTCCACTGGCTGTTCCAGTTCGCCGTCGTGCGCGTGACGCCGCAGATGTTCGAGGCGCTCAACGTCTGGGGCGCGTACGTGTTCTGGGCGTGCGTCTGCGCGACGGGGCTCGTGGTCCTCGGGCTGTGGGCGCCCGAGACAAAGGGCGTGCCCATGGAGAGGATGGCAGAGCTGTTTTCCGGCCCGTGGTACATGGGCTGGCGTGCCAAGGTCGACGACCCGGACTCGGAGGACGGCGAGAGGCTGGGGAGTCGTGGGTCCGTGGATGGAGTTGTACGacttgacgacggccacgtTGGAAATGTGTCAGAGAAGAGGGCGCTGGGCTAG